AAATAAAACGCTAATTGACGTTGTTTTTCCTTAGTATCTCTGTGTGATTACCCAAGCTTAACGCCAACATATTGTTGCTATTAGTAAATTATCACACCAGTCAACATCTGTGACCCCCTTAACATAAAGTGTCAACAAGCCGCTGACACAATCTTAAGCATGTTTACAGTCTCGCAACCTTCCCGTAAAATGCCCGCACACATGAAACGACAATAGAGCCCTTTTGTTATTGAGGTCGTTAGATGAGACTTAAGAAATACATTAAAAATATGGGTATGTTGTCTTTATTTGCAGCCACGGTAATGCTTAGTGGTTGCGATATGGTATTGATGAATCCCAAAGGCGCAATCGGAGTCGAACAAAAAACACTGATACTCACTGCTATCGGTTTGATGTTGATCGTCGTGATTCCGGTTATTTTTATGGCGTTCGCTTTTGCATGGAAGTATCGCGCATCCAACAAAAGTGCGACCTACACCCCAAACTGGTCCCATTCCAACAAAATTGAGCTTGTTGTATGGGCTGTTCCAATCATTATCATCGCGATTTTGGCGACGATAACTTGGAAAACCTCTCATGAACTTGACCCGTTCAAACCACTTGAAGTAGCCGGCAAAGAGCCGATTACCATTGAAGTGGTCTCCCTTGACTGGAAATGGTTATTTATCTATCCAGAACAAGGTATCGCTACAGTAAATGAACTGGCTTTCCCTACTGGTGTTCCGGTGAACTTTAAAATCACCTCTAACTCAGTAATGAACTCGTTCTTTATTCCTCAGTTAGGCGGGCAAATCTACGCGATGGCTGGGATGCAAACCAAGCTGCATCTGATTGCCAACGAAGCCGGAAAATACAATGGTATTTCCAGTAGCTTCAGCGGTAAGGGCTTCTCTGGTATGAAATTCACTGCGATTGCAACACCAACGCAAGAAGACTTCGACCAATGGGTCGCACAGGTGAAAAAATCGCCGAATACCCTGAATACTACTGACGATTTCAATAAGCTGGCTGAACCGAGCGAAAATAACCCGGTTGAGTATTTCTCCAGTGTTAAACCGGAGATGTTTAAAGGAATCATTGGCAAATTTATGGGTGATATGAACATGCACAGTAAAGGCAATGATCCCCATAAAGGTATGGATATGAGCCAGGGCATGGATATGGGCGAACACGCCGCTCACGCCGGAGCCGAGGAATAAAACGATGTTGGGAAAATTAACACTTGATGCGGTTCCGCTACACGAACCAATCATTATGGTTACCGTTGCTGCAATCGTTCTGGGTGGATTAGCACTTGTCGCTGCCCTGACCTATTTCGGCAAATGGAAATGGTTATGGAGCGAATGGCTCACGTCAGTTGACCATAAAAAAATCGGTATCATGTATATTCTGGTCGCCATGGTCATGCTTTTGCGTGGCTTTGCCGATGCCATCATGATGCGTAGCCAGCAAGCACTTGCTTCTGCTGGTGAGGCTGGGTTCTTACCACCTCACCATTATGATCAGATTTTCACCGCTCACGGCGTCATCATGATTTTCTTCATGGCGATGCCTTTTGTTGTGGGCTTAATGAACGTCGTTGTACCGCTACAAATCGGTGCTCGCGACGTAGCCTTCCCGTTCCTGAACTCACTCAGTTTCTGGTTCTTCGTTGTCGGAGTGGTGTTGATTAACATCTCTCTGGGGGTCGGTGAATTTGCACAAACTGGTTGGCTGGCTTATCCGCCGCTGTCGGGTATCGAGTACAATCCAGGTGTCGGAGTCGATTACTGGATCTGGAGTCTACAGATCTCCGGTTTAGGGACCTTGCTGACCGGTGTTAACTTCTTCGCTACTATCTTGAAGATGCGTGCGCCAGGTATGTCTATGATGAAGATGCCTGTCTTCACATGGGCGGCACTTTGCACCAACATTTTGATTATCGTTTCTTTCCCGATTCTGACAGTAACCGTCGCGTTGCTGACACTGGATCGTTACCTTGGCACCCATTTCTTCACTAATGATATGGGTGGCAACATGATGATGTACATCAACCTGATTTGGGCCTGGGGCCATCCGGAAGTGTACATTTTGGTTCTGCCGGTGTTCGGGGTGTTCTCTGAAGTTACCGCAACCTTCTCAAGAAAACGTCTGTTTGGTTACACCTCATTAGTTTGGGCAACCATCGCGATTACCGTATTGTCGTTTATCGTTTGGCTGCACCACTTCTTTACCATGGGGTCAGGTGCCAACGTTAACGCCTTCTTCGGTATCGCCACGATGATCATTTCCATCCCTACAGGGGTGAAAATATTCAACTGGCTGTTCACTATGTACCAAGGCCGTATTCAGTTTAACTCCGCAATGCTGTGGACTGTTGGTTTCATCATCACCTTCTCTATCGGTGGTATGACTGGCGTTCTGCTTGCTGTTCCGGGTGCAAACTTTGTTCTGCATAACAGCTTGTTCCTGATTGCTCACTTCCATAACGTTATTATCGGTGGTGTAGTCTTCGGTTGCTTCGCTGGCCTGACTTACTGGTGGCCTAAGTCCTTCGGCTTTACGCTGAATGAGAAATGGGGCATCCGTGCGTTCTGGTTCTGGATCATTGGTTTCTTCGTTGCCTTCATGCCGCTGTACGTGCTGGGCTTTATGGGGATGACCCGTCGTTTAAGCCAAGACATCAATCCAGAGTTCCATCCGATGTTAATGGTAGCCGCTGGTGGTGCAGCATTAATTGCGTGCGGTATTTTGTGTCAGGTTATTCAGGTCTTCGTCAGTATCCGTGACCGTGAACAGAACCGCGATCTGACCGGTGACCCATGGGGTGGCCGTACGTTGGAGTGGTCTACCTCTTCCCCACCACCGTTCTATAACTTCGCTGTAGTACCTGAAGTGACCGACCGTGATGAATTCTGGGACATGAAAGAGAAAGGCGAAGCGTACAAACGTCCGGCTAAATATGAAGAAATCCACATGCCGAAGAATACTGGTGCAGGTGTGATTATTGCTGGCTTCAGCTTGATCTTTGGCTTTGCCATGATCTGGTATATCTGGTGGCTGGCCATTGTTGGCTTCGTCGGCATGATTGTGACCTGGATTGTGAAAAGCTTCGACGAGGATGTTGATTACTATGTGCCAGTTGCAGAAGTTGAGCGCATTGAAGATCTTCATCATGAACAAATCAGCAAAGCAGGCGTGAATCATGTCAACTGAAACTCTGACTAACCATAACGTCGCCCATGTCGAGCATGGGCATCACGATGCAGGAGCCACCAAAGTATTCGGCTTCTGGATCTACCTGATGAGCGACTGTATTTTGTTTGCGACCTTGTTCGCGACCTATGCAGTGCTGGTAAACGGAACAGCTGGCGGTCCTTCTGGACGGGATATCTTCGATTTGAACTTTGTTCTGGTCGAAACCTTCCTGTTGCTGTTCAGTAGCATCACTTACGGCATCGCTATGCTGGGCATGAATAAAGGCCATAAAAACCAAGTGAATACTTGGTTGGGTCTGACATTCTTGTTCGGTCTAGGCTTTGTGGCGATGGAAATCTACGAATTCCATCATCTTATTGCCGAAGGTTACGGGCCAGATCGCAGTGCGTTCTTGTCTAGTTTCTTCGCATTGGTCGCCACCCACGGTATTCACGTTACCGCAGGCCTGGTTTGGATCATCATTATGATGATCCAAGTAGCAAAACGCGGCCTGAATGAAACGAACCGTACCCGTCTGATGTGCCTAAGCTTGTTCTGGCATTTCTTGGATGTGGTCTGGATCTGCGTATTCACCGTTGTCTATCTGTTAGGAGCCATGTAATGAGCCATCCAACATCTAGCCATTCAACGACGTCTCACGGTGGAGCCAGCCACGGTAGTTTGAAGTCATATATTATTGGCTTCATTCTATCGGTCATTCTGACCGTTATTCCATTCGCTATGGTCATGAGCGGGACTGCCTCTCATACCACTATTCTGGCCACGGTGGTCGGTTTAGCCGTTGTGCAGATTATCGTGCACTTAGTGTACTTCCTGCATATGAATGGATCATCCGAAGAGCGTTGGAATCTGGTGGCGTTCCTGTTCACCGCTATGATTATTGCAATCGTTGTTGTGGGCTCACTCTGGATTATGTACAACCTCAACATCAATATGATGGTTGACTAAAGAGCTGCATGTGATGATTAAGCAATACCTGCAAGTAACTAAACCAGGAATTATCTTCGGCAATTTAATTTCTGTCGTTGGGGGATTTCTTCTTGCGTCCAAGGGCGTGATTGATTACCCCCTATTTCTCGCCACCCTGTTCGGTGTCTCGTTAGTTGTCGCCTCCGGGTGTGTGTTTAACAACTATATCGACCGCGATATCGACCGCATCATGGAGAGAACGAAGAATCGCGTCCTGGTCAAAGGGCTTATCGATCCGAAAGTGAGCCTGATTTATGCTTCAGTATTGGGTATTGCTGGCATGCTGCTACTTTATGTCGCCGCGAATGCATTAGCGATGATGCTGGCAGTCA
The window above is part of the Yersinia massiliensis genome. Proteins encoded here:
- the cyoA gene encoding cytochrome o ubiquinol oxidase subunit II codes for the protein MRLKKYIKNMGMLSLFAATVMLSGCDMVLMNPKGAIGVEQKTLILTAIGLMLIVVIPVIFMAFAFAWKYRASNKSATYTPNWSHSNKIELVVWAVPIIIIAILATITWKTSHELDPFKPLEVAGKEPITIEVVSLDWKWLFIYPEQGIATVNELAFPTGVPVNFKITSNSVMNSFFIPQLGGQIYAMAGMQTKLHLIANEAGKYNGISSSFSGKGFSGMKFTAIATPTQEDFDQWVAQVKKSPNTLNTTDDFNKLAEPSENNPVEYFSSVKPEMFKGIIGKFMGDMNMHSKGNDPHKGMDMSQGMDMGEHAAHAGAEE
- the cyoB gene encoding cytochrome o ubiquinol oxidase subunit I; its protein translation is MLGKLTLDAVPLHEPIIMVTVAAIVLGGLALVAALTYFGKWKWLWSEWLTSVDHKKIGIMYILVAMVMLLRGFADAIMMRSQQALASAGEAGFLPPHHYDQIFTAHGVIMIFFMAMPFVVGLMNVVVPLQIGARDVAFPFLNSLSFWFFVVGVVLINISLGVGEFAQTGWLAYPPLSGIEYNPGVGVDYWIWSLQISGLGTLLTGVNFFATILKMRAPGMSMMKMPVFTWAALCTNILIIVSFPILTVTVALLTLDRYLGTHFFTNDMGGNMMMYINLIWAWGHPEVYILVLPVFGVFSEVTATFSRKRLFGYTSLVWATIAITVLSFIVWLHHFFTMGSGANVNAFFGIATMIISIPTGVKIFNWLFTMYQGRIQFNSAMLWTVGFIITFSIGGMTGVLLAVPGANFVLHNSLFLIAHFHNVIIGGVVFGCFAGLTYWWPKSFGFTLNEKWGIRAFWFWIIGFFVAFMPLYVLGFMGMTRRLSQDINPEFHPMLMVAAGGAALIACGILCQVIQVFVSIRDREQNRDLTGDPWGGRTLEWSTSSPPPFYNFAVVPEVTDRDEFWDMKEKGEAYKRPAKYEEIHMPKNTGAGVIIAGFSLIFGFAMIWYIWWLAIVGFVGMIVTWIVKSFDEDVDYYVPVAEVERIEDLHHEQISKAGVNHVN
- a CDS encoding cytochrome o ubiquinol oxidase subunit III encodes the protein MSTETLTNHNVAHVEHGHHDAGATKVFGFWIYLMSDCILFATLFATYAVLVNGTAGGPSGRDIFDLNFVLVETFLLLFSSITYGIAMLGMNKGHKNQVNTWLGLTFLFGLGFVAMEIYEFHHLIAEGYGPDRSAFLSSFFALVATHGIHVTAGLVWIIIMMIQVAKRGLNETNRTRLMCLSLFWHFLDVVWICVFTVVYLLGAM
- a CDS encoding cytochrome o ubiquinol oxidase subunit IV, which codes for MSHPTSSHSTTSHGGASHGSLKSYIIGFILSVILTVIPFAMVMSGTASHTTILATVVGLAVVQIIVHLVYFLHMNGSSEERWNLVAFLFTAMIIAIVVVGSLWIMYNLNINMMVD